A region of Halalkaliarchaeum desulfuricum DNA encodes the following proteins:
- a CDS encoding methionine adenosyltransferase, with the protein MSRNIQVSQLDRRAVEDQEVEIVERKGVGHPDSICDGIAESVSRALSQMYLDRVGRVLHYNTDETQLAAGSAAPAFGGGEVVEPIYILIVGRATRKYEGQSLPVDSTALAAARDYLAEQIPKLDFGTDVVVDTRLGEGSGDLQEVFSEEGATVPMANDTSFGVGHAPLTETERIVYATERQLNTTYAADNPELGADIKVMGKREDDRIDITVAAAMIDEHIQDLEAYDDAVEGVREFVTDLARDHTDREIHVDVNTADDYEDGSIYLTVTGTSAEQGDDGSVGRGNRANGLITPNRPMSMEATSGKNPVNHIGKIYNLLSTEIAESVVDEVDGIRDLQVRLLSQIGRPIDQPHVADAQVVTADDVELAGIQADIEAIVDHELANVTDVTRRVVEGDISTF; encoded by the coding sequence ATGAGTCGGAACATCCAGGTCAGCCAACTCGACCGGCGCGCGGTCGAGGACCAGGAAGTCGAAATCGTCGAGCGAAAGGGGGTCGGACATCCGGACTCCATCTGTGACGGCATCGCCGAATCGGTCTCGCGGGCACTCTCGCAGATGTATCTCGACAGGGTCGGCCGAGTACTCCACTACAACACCGACGAGACACAGCTCGCCGCCGGGTCGGCCGCACCCGCGTTCGGCGGCGGCGAAGTCGTCGAGCCGATCTACATCCTTATCGTCGGGCGGGCGACCCGGAAGTACGAGGGCCAGTCGCTCCCGGTCGATTCGACGGCGCTTGCGGCCGCCAGGGACTACCTCGCCGAGCAGATTCCGAAGCTGGACTTCGGCACGGACGTCGTCGTCGACACTCGGCTGGGCGAGGGCTCGGGCGACCTGCAGGAGGTCTTTTCAGAGGAGGGTGCCACGGTCCCGATGGCGAACGACACCTCCTTCGGCGTGGGGCATGCCCCCCTGACGGAAACCGAACGGATCGTCTACGCCACCGAACGACAGCTCAACACGACCTACGCCGCCGACAACCCCGAACTCGGCGCGGACATCAAGGTGATGGGCAAACGCGAGGACGACCGCATCGACATCACCGTCGCGGCGGCGATGATCGACGAACACATCCAGGACCTGGAAGCGTATGACGACGCCGTCGAGGGGGTTCGCGAGTTCGTGACCGACCTCGCGCGCGACCACACCGACCGGGAGATCCACGTCGACGTCAACACCGCAGACGACTACGAGGACGGCTCGATCTACCTCACCGTCACCGGCACCTCCGCAGAGCAGGGCGACGACGGGTCGGTCGGGCGGGGGAACCGTGCCAACGGGCTCATCACGCCGAACCGGCCGATGAGCATGGAAGCCACCTCCGGAAAGAACCCGGTGAATCACATCGGAAAGATCTACAACCTGCTCTCGACCGAGATCGCCGAGTCGGTCGTCGACGAGGTCGACGGAATCCGCGACCTCCAGGTCCGCTTGCTCTCCCAGATCGGCCGCCCGATCGACCAGCCACACGTCGCGGACGCCCAGGTCGTGACGGCCGACGACGTCGAACTCGCGGGGATCCAGGCCGACATCGAGGCGATCGTCGACCACGAACTCGCGAACGTCACGGACGTCACCCGGCGGGTCGTCGAAGGCGACATCTCGACCTTTTAA
- a CDS encoding NAD-dependent epimerase/dehydratase family protein, translating into MEDARVLVTGGAGFIGSVLANRLAPRNDVLAVDDLSVGTTDNLADDVEFMEASVLDSDLTGAVRDRLGGVDALFVFAALSSRDMHDAEPERGARVNVEGFVNTVETAIDLGCETVVYASSSSVYGTRERPSPESLSVRPQTRYEASKLARERYASAYADDDCSVAGLRYFSVYQGFGGNEAHKGGYANTVSQFADAIARGESPVVFGDGSQTRDFVHVEDAVRATEQVADERLSGIYNVGTGEAYSFDEMIERLNEVLGTAVDPEYVDVPYDEYVYHTRADPSKLEAATGWQPRIDFETGIERVCAPYLE; encoded by the coding sequence ATGGAGGATGCCCGCGTACTCGTCACCGGCGGCGCCGGCTTCATCGGATCGGTCCTCGCGAACCGCCTCGCACCCCGAAACGACGTTCTCGCCGTCGACGACCTCTCCGTTGGAACCACCGACAACCTGGCGGACGATGTCGAGTTCATGGAGGCCAGCGTCCTCGATTCGGACCTGACGGGCGCTGTCCGGGATCGGCTCGGCGGCGTCGACGCGCTGTTCGTCTTTGCGGCGCTGTCCTCGCGGGACATGCACGACGCAGAGCCCGAACGCGGTGCTCGGGTCAACGTCGAGGGGTTCGTGAACACGGTGGAAACCGCGATCGATCTCGGCTGTGAGACGGTCGTCTACGCCTCCAGTTCTTCGGTGTATGGAACCCGGGAGCGGCCGTCGCCGGAGTCGCTATCCGTCCGACCGCAGACTCGATACGAGGCGTCGAAGCTCGCGAGGGAGCGGTACGCGTCGGCGTACGCGGACGATGACTGCTCGGTGGCTGGGCTGCGGTACTTTTCGGTGTATCAGGGGTTCGGCGGCAACGAAGCCCACAAGGGCGGCTACGCAAACACCGTCTCGCAGTTCGCCGACGCCATCGCCCGGGGCGAGTCGCCGGTGGTCTTCGGCGACGGTTCGCAAACACGTGATTTCGTCCACGTCGAGGACGCGGTCAGGGCGACCGAACAGGTCGCAGACGAGCGGCTCTCCGGGATATACAACGTCGGCACGGGCGAGGCGTACAGCTTCGACGAAATGATCGAGCGTCTCAACGAGGTACTCGGAACCGCCGTCGACCCCGAGTACGTCGACGTCCCGTACGACGAGTACGTCTACCACACGCGGGCGGATCCCTCGAAACTCGAAGCCGCGACCGGATGGCAACCTCGGATCGACTTCGAGACGGGGATCGAGCGCGTGTGTGCGCCGTATCTCGAGTAA
- a CDS encoding DUF7117 family protein → MKVRGERECTDCGTRWSYYDTGEVACPDCGSLRSVGVERERRRHTDAPATLDLTRFREAVADAEPTRGTDADLEGIDEIAADLGSTLREYLRKRGFIRGGELLELDDTYLAARELLEVVDAYRRLREPDEAASLYVLELLEGADDGERPGTDAVPAQLAPARGLAVATVVEAYRDELVTYLGDLEEGAAFGGDTSAEEVADATDATDDTDVTTVLGKLRDRTKRVRALEGDVDPAEAETLVDAAREIGAYLREDDLDALARAHDRLADVV, encoded by the coding sequence ATGAAGGTCCGCGGCGAGCGCGAGTGTACCGACTGCGGGACGCGGTGGTCCTACTACGACACCGGGGAAGTCGCGTGTCCCGACTGCGGGAGCCTCCGGAGCGTCGGCGTCGAACGCGAGCGCAGGCGCCACACCGACGCGCCGGCGACGCTGGATCTCACGCGGTTCCGGGAGGCGGTCGCCGACGCCGAGCCGACTCGGGGGACCGACGCCGATCTCGAGGGGATCGACGAGATCGCAGCCGACCTGGGGTCGACCCTCCGCGAGTACCTCCGGAAACGGGGGTTCATCCGCGGCGGCGAGCTGCTGGAACTCGACGACACCTATCTGGCTGCCCGCGAACTGCTGGAGGTCGTCGACGCGTACAGACGGCTCCGGGAACCCGACGAGGCGGCGAGCCTCTACGTGCTCGAACTGCTGGAGGGCGCCGACGACGGCGAGAGGCCGGGGACGGATGCGGTCCCGGCGCAGCTGGCGCCGGCCCGGGGGCTGGCCGTCGCGACCGTCGTCGAAGCCTACCGGGACGAACTGGTGACGTACCTGGGCGATCTCGAGGAGGGCGCCGCATTCGGGGGAGACACGTCGGCCGAGGAAGTCGCCGACGCCACTGACGCCACTGACGACACCGACGTGACGACCGTGCTGGGGAAGCTCCGGGATCGAACCAAACGTGTCCGGGCGCTGGAGGGTGACGTCGATCCTGCCGAGGCAGAGACGCTCGTCGACGCCGCCCGAGAGATCGGCGCGTACCTCAGGGAGGACGACCTCGACGCGCTGGCACGGGCTCACGACAGGCTAGCCGACGTAGTCTGA
- a CDS encoding acyl-CoA thioesterase: MPDLLDTYLENRSRIQPNHTNNYGMAHGGNVMKWMDEVGAMSAMRFAGQTCVTASIEGMDFEKPVPQGDTVLIQSYVYAAGRTSVRVRLQAYREHPRTGETERTTESYFVFVAIDEDRSPVPVPDLAVTTEKGRRLREEAIEGEKKH; this comes from the coding sequence ATGCCCGACTTGCTCGACACCTATCTCGAGAACCGATCGCGCATTCAGCCGAACCACACGAACAACTACGGGATGGCACACGGGGGCAACGTGATGAAGTGGATGGACGAGGTCGGGGCGATGTCGGCGATGCGGTTCGCCGGCCAGACGTGCGTGACAGCCAGCATCGAGGGGATGGACTTCGAGAAGCCGGTCCCGCAGGGCGACACCGTTCTCATCCAGTCGTACGTCTACGCCGCCGGGCGGACGAGCGTCCGCGTCCGGCTGCAGGCGTACCGCGAACACCCCCGGACCGGCGAGACCGAACGAACCACCGAATCCTACTTCGTGTTCGTCGCGATCGACGAGGACCGATCGCCCGTCCCGGTCCCGGATCTCGCGGTGACGACTGAAAAGGGGCGCCGGCTCCGGGAGGAGGCGATCGAAGGGGAGAAAAAACACTGA
- a CDS encoding CARDB domain-containing protein, with the protein MNGDETFVVEQDDLAAENVTYYREDSAQTYDVERIVDNPILNDPIGTGQWSLRDRTNQTIYSSPHDIPTAPSYRLEVEDENEDWIIRSAEDFKPAGGVETPVAVNKHPFTGTASVDVGEYVEEDNVQLTVNPQVSQGPVRGILETRDDSTDYTVTRDGSVVDQGQVDGPTVSYTADDSLSDGTTYEIVTQAENGDRSLSTSTRTAVRTTYTEGGDNTPPTVAEITPPELSTENSLPTGPVDIDLTVEDDNPEDLTVLVRYADGTVTSDPYDGSITDTSDDWHDASVTAVDTDAGEYRATIDTDLGTDTVHLEVAVLDDGGNAISTAAYDAYAVDDRETGGVIVSDASLTDETIQTGETAEATATLENLDPEATEFEAEFRLTDDDGSVLTVASETVHLDAEESTTVTLSGTVDSAGTYSADVSGEPAGQLAVEGPAVFELSDGTLNRTEIEPGETVEASATLENVGDEEGTVTADLEVNGTVEASTDVTLSAGESTTVAFKYEPETEGEYGLEIVAEDNDGGETTADAGTLTVSEPDPAEFVVSNAQTSDVTIEEGETVTVTADVENVGDESGSFTAEFQVDDSVEETTAVELDPGEETTVSFDRTFDEAGTYYLAVSDESAGEVTVTEPGEPAFETRDLAVEENPILEGDSVDITATVENVGDDTGEHTAELIVNNSVVASDTVQLDPDQSTTVSFTRTFDTAGEYAVMIDDAGPITLAVEEPAAFETTDASLSESEIEAGDSVQITGTVENVGDREGTHEATLFRDGDAVETTAVTVAGGETETVTFDRTYENTGTYELKIDDAHAGDLTVTEPGSPAFELSNGTVTPEELLDGESVTVEITVENVGDDVGEHTAELLVNDTVVATETEQLDAGDSANLTFVHTFDTAGNYEVAVDDTHVGSVDVLAPADVEIVNATLGDEEIDAGDSVGVNVTVENLGDVEGTRSLALLAGNETLATQNVTVTPDSQKNVNITHTFENPGDYQLHVEDHFAGNLTVREADESTDGGDSGDGESGGDGGGSGGGGPPPGFGSSPDDGDEQPDPEPEVSIDSSPGGALVSVTDPGQELLELELNEPGDGSFVHNSLQITPGEEADDFQLDVSPPASSPREAPEPTEHRAIGYVEVERIDIENEDIEKAEFVITLRGHQLPADTTKENVTMLRYHDGEWEELETEHLRGDRYAAVTPGFSEFAVAVEGAPEPAFEIVDAGVDDRTVLTGDAVTVRATIANVGDAEGAYETQLLVEDDVVSTAEVSIEPGTSETVDLSATFESPGTYEVTLTKWEEPIEVVVEPDNDAAPSDEEQITEEPAVDDPRDAEDDDGPLPFPDVPRSVWTSGLIGMILVALLVNLLAIGPEVFSAPKHGETNSRTDGGTSPERASQESTSSESTSREGTGKEETLPNTEDTSEIGEEAEFDWVQNY; encoded by the coding sequence GTGAACGGTGACGAAACGTTCGTCGTCGAGCAGGACGACCTCGCCGCCGAGAACGTGACTTACTACCGGGAAGATTCCGCACAAACCTACGATGTCGAACGGATCGTCGACAATCCCATCCTGAACGATCCCATCGGCACCGGCCAGTGGTCGCTCCGCGACCGCACGAACCAGACGATCTACTCCTCACCACACGACATCCCGACTGCGCCGTCTTACCGCCTCGAAGTCGAGGACGAAAACGAGGACTGGATCATCCGATCCGCCGAGGACTTCAAGCCCGCTGGCGGCGTGGAAACTCCGGTTGCGGTGAACAAACACCCCTTCACTGGGACTGCGAGCGTCGACGTCGGCGAATACGTCGAGGAGGACAACGTCCAGCTGACAGTGAACCCCCAGGTCTCCCAGGGCCCGGTTCGTGGAATCCTCGAAACCCGCGACGACTCGACTGACTACACCGTCACCAGGGACGGCTCCGTCGTCGATCAGGGTCAGGTCGATGGTCCGACGGTCTCCTACACGGCGGACGACTCGCTTTCGGATGGCACGACCTACGAGATCGTCACCCAGGCCGAAAACGGGGATCGGTCGCTCTCGACGTCGACCCGCACCGCCGTCCGAACGACCTACACCGAGGGCGGCGACAACACCCCGCCGACGGTCGCCGAGATCACGCCACCTGAACTCTCGACCGAAAACAGCCTCCCGACCGGTCCCGTCGACATCGACCTCACCGTCGAGGACGACAACCCGGAGGATCTCACGGTCTTGGTGCGCTACGCCGACGGGACGGTTACGAGTGATCCCTACGACGGATCGATCACCGACACCAGCGACGACTGGCACGACGCCTCCGTCACCGCCGTCGACACAGACGCGGGCGAGTACCGCGCCACCATCGACACCGACCTGGGGACCGACACCGTCCACCTGGAGGTTGCGGTCCTCGACGATGGGGGCAACGCGATCTCGACGGCCGCCTACGACGCCTACGCGGTCGACGACCGCGAGACTGGCGGCGTGATCGTGTCGGACGCCTCCCTGACCGACGAGACGATCCAGACGGGCGAGACTGCCGAGGCCACCGCCACCCTCGAGAATCTCGATCCCGAAGCGACCGAGTTCGAGGCGGAGTTCCGCCTGACCGACGACGACGGCAGCGTACTGACTGTCGCGAGCGAAACCGTCCACCTCGACGCCGAGGAGTCGACCACTGTTACGCTTTCAGGTACCGTCGACTCGGCGGGCACCTACAGCGCCGACGTGAGCGGCGAACCCGCCGGACAACTCGCGGTCGAAGGGCCGGCCGTCTTCGAACTCTCCGATGGGACTTTGAATCGAACGGAGATCGAACCCGGCGAAACAGTCGAGGCGTCCGCCACTCTCGAGAACGTCGGCGACGAAGAGGGAACTGTCACCGCTGACCTCGAAGTGAACGGCACCGTCGAGGCAAGCACTGATGTGACGCTTTCAGCCGGGGAATCCACCACCGTCGCCTTCAAATACGAGCCTGAAACCGAAGGCGAGTACGGGCTGGAAATCGTCGCCGAGGACAATGACGGCGGTGAAACCACTGCCGACGCCGGTACACTGACCGTTTCCGAACCCGATCCGGCCGAATTCGTCGTCTCGAACGCCCAGACGAGCGACGTCACCATCGAGGAAGGGGAAACGGTCACAGTTACTGCGGACGTGGAGAACGTCGGCGACGAATCCGGTTCCTTCACTGCCGAGTTCCAGGTCGACGATAGCGTCGAGGAGACAACGGCTGTCGAACTCGATCCCGGAGAGGAGACGACAGTTTCGTTCGATCGGACGTTCGACGAGGCCGGCACCTACTACCTCGCTGTGAGCGACGAGTCCGCCGGCGAGGTGACGGTCACCGAACCAGGTGAGCCCGCATTCGAGACGCGTGACCTCGCAGTCGAGGAGAACCCGATCCTGGAGGGCGACTCCGTCGATATCACTGCCACAGTCGAAAACGTCGGCGACGACACCGGCGAACACACCGCCGAACTGATCGTCAACAACAGCGTCGTCGCCAGCGACACGGTGCAGCTCGATCCCGACCAATCGACGACCGTCAGCTTCACACGCACGTTCGATACGGCGGGCGAATACGCCGTCATGATCGACGACGCCGGTCCGATCACCCTGGCCGTGGAAGAGCCCGCGGCGTTCGAAACGACGGACGCTTCGCTTTCGGAAAGCGAGATCGAAGCCGGCGACTCCGTCCAGATCACCGGGACCGTCGAGAACGTGGGTGATCGCGAGGGCACCCACGAAGCAACCCTGTTCCGTGATGGCGACGCTGTCGAGACGACCGCGGTGACGGTTGCCGGCGGGGAAACCGAGACTGTCACGTTCGACCGGACGTACGAGAACACCGGGACGTACGAACTGAAAATAGATGACGCGCACGCGGGAGACCTCACGGTTACCGAGCCCGGGTCCCCCGCGTTCGAACTGAGCAATGGAACGGTGACTCCCGAGGAACTCCTCGACGGCGAGTCGGTCACCGTCGAAATCACCGTCGAGAACGTCGGCGATGATGTTGGCGAACACACCGCCGAACTACTCGTCAACGACACCGTTGTCGCCACTGAAACGGAACAACTCGATGCGGGAGACTCGGCGAATCTCACGTTCGTCCACACGTTCGATACCGCTGGCAACTACGAGGTCGCGGTCGACGACACTCACGTCGGATCCGTCGATGTGCTGGCCCCGGCGGACGTCGAAATCGTGAACGCGACCCTCGGAGACGAAGAGATCGACGCGGGCGACTCCGTCGGCGTGAACGTCACTGTCGAGAACCTCGGCGACGTCGAGGGGACCAGGTCACTTGCACTCCTGGCTGGAAACGAAACGCTTGCAACCCAGAACGTCACCGTCACCCCGGATTCGCAGAAGAACGTTAACATTACTCATACGTTCGAGAATCCGGGAGACTATCAACTCCACGTCGAGGATCACTTCGCGGGCAACCTCACCGTTCGGGAAGCTGACGAATCCACCGACGGTGGGGACAGCGGAGACGGGGAGAGCGGTGGAGATGGTGGGGGCAGCGGAGGCGGTGGACCTCCGCCGGGCTTCGGAAGTTCCCCCGACGACGGGGACGAACAACCGGACCCCGAACCCGAGGTTTCGATCGACAGCTCCCCGGGCGGGGCACTTGTTTCGGTGACGGATCCGGGCCAGGAACTGCTCGAGTTGGAGCTGAATGAACCCGGGGATGGTTCGTTCGTCCACAATAGCCTCCAGATTACCCCCGGCGAGGAGGCCGACGACTTCCAGCTCGACGTCTCTCCACCAGCCAGTTCGCCCCGCGAAGCGCCGGAGCCGACCGAACACCGGGCGATCGGCTACGTCGAGGTGGAACGGATCGACATCGAGAACGAGGACATCGAGAAAGCAGAGTTCGTGATTACACTTCGCGGCCATCAACTCCCGGCAGACACGACAAAAGAGAACGTGACGATGCTCCGCTACCACGACGGTGAGTGGGAGGAACTCGAAACCGAACACCTCCGTGGGGATCGGTATGCCGCCGTGACACCCGGCTTCTCCGAGTTCGCGGTTGCCGTCGAGGGCGCTCCCGAACCGGCCTTCGAAATCGTCGATGCCGGTGTTGACGATCGAACTGTTCTGACCGGGGACGCAGTCACTGTGCGAGCAACGATAGCGAACGTCGGCGACGCTGAAGGTGCCTACGAGACGCAACTCCTCGTCGAAGACGACGTCGTGTCCACCGCCGAGGTGTCGATCGAACCCGGCACGTCGGAAACTGTCGACCTCTCGGCGACGTTCGAATCGCCCGGCACCTACGAAGTGACTCTCACAAAGTGGGAAGAGCCGATCGAGGTGGTCGTCGAACCGGACAATGACGCGGCCCCCTCTGATGAGGAACAAATAACCGAGGAACCTGCGGTCGACGATCCCCGGGATGCAGAAGACGACGACGGGCCGCTCCCGTTCCCGGACGTGCCACGATCGGTGTGGACATCCGGGTTGATCGGGATGATCCTGGTGGCGCTGCTGGTCAACCTGCTTGCTATCGGTCCCGAGGTGTTCTCGGCACCGAAGCACGGTGAAACGAACTCCCGTACCGATGGTGGTACCTCACCGGAAAGAGCCTCCCAAGAAAGCACATCCTCGGAAAGTACATCCCGAGAGGGCACCGGAAAAGAGGAGACTCTTCCGAACACCGAAGACACCTCCGAAATCGGAGAGGAAGCCGAATTCGACTGGGTCCAAAACTACTGA
- a CDS encoding DUF7344 domain-containing protein: MGITNRYQRLPETQIHDLLRNERRQQVIKHMQRTVGSTTLRELAVAIAEQETGESPPPKNIRDSVYNSLHQTHLPKLDRRGVIEYDSDRKTVTLEEDAKSVRIYMEVVTDYGVTWDEVYRMLGTLSLFVVLAAHIDVPLVSAVDPVLWTSLFLFVFAVVMGYQLWSQRWIYLNALLS, from the coding sequence ATGGGAATCACGAACCGTTACCAGAGGTTGCCGGAAACGCAAATCCACGACCTGCTCCGGAACGAGCGTCGACAGCAGGTCATCAAACACATGCAACGAACAGTGGGATCGACGACGCTTCGGGAACTCGCGGTAGCAATCGCCGAACAGGAAACCGGTGAGTCGCCGCCACCGAAGAACATCCGCGACAGCGTCTACAACTCTCTTCACCAGACGCATCTCCCGAAACTCGACAGGCGCGGCGTCATCGAGTACGATTCCGACCGAAAGACAGTCACGCTCGAGGAGGACGCCAAATCAGTCCGCATTTACATGGAGGTTGTAACGGACTACGGTGTCACGTGGGACGAGGTCTATCGTATGCTCGGAACGCTCTCGCTTTTCGTCGTCCTCGCTGCGCACATCGACGTCCCACTTGTCTCCGCTGTCGATCCGGTCCTCTGGACGTCCTTGTTCCTGTTCGTGTTCGCTGTCGTGATGGGCTACCAGCTGTGGAGCCAACGCTGGATCTACCTGAACGCGTTGCTCAGTTGA
- a CDS encoding SipW-dependent-type signal peptide-containing protein: MGSTKPAGTPGRARTTMSDRKFELSRRKALIGLGTVGVASAGAGFGTSAYFSDQEEFTGNSIQAGEFELTVEQQVISIDQDDIGPDHLEAGEGPDGGVWVKDTIEIEDAKPGDEYEFCWDITIDHNPGYVAVAADYDDWTGAEASGLDPDDLHDVDDEGDMTTLGEATEVQSVSLENGDEVTYEYDYLGDLLADLESGALIDDNDDPIQFDEGVTWTLCVELKIPTDVGNELQGARLEWDLLFYAEQARHNDGADMESTAANALVDFPNNPFLDDAQTDNGGLFANLGGGEVVPLEEGTKMSDFPTGEVDALDTPFMQSVYANTTDESISIEVESIGFGPTAQVLGVDPYNETEFGVDDQWYRIPIGIGTPYPIDAPETAWDEHGNFEGAPMQGGPEGDYELVEVSETEDGFKVVWEYLGE, encoded by the coding sequence ATGGGATCTACCAAGCCCGCCGGGACACCCGGCCGGGCGAGAACGACTATGTCAGACCGGAAATTCGAGCTGTCACGGCGGAAGGCATTGATCGGTCTCGGAACCGTGGGCGTGGCGTCCGCTGGTGCCGGTTTCGGGACCAGCGCATACTTCAGCGATCAGGAAGAGTTCACTGGTAACTCGATACAAGCAGGTGAATTTGAACTGACCGTTGAGCAGCAGGTTATCAGTATCGATCAAGACGATATTGGTCCGGATCACTTGGAGGCTGGCGAGGGTCCTGATGGTGGTGTTTGGGTTAAAGACACCATTGAGATTGAGGACGCGAAACCGGGTGACGAGTACGAATTCTGTTGGGACATCACCATCGACCACAACCCCGGATATGTAGCCGTGGCGGCCGATTACGACGACTGGACTGGAGCTGAGGCAAGTGGTTTGGATCCTGACGACCTCCATGACGTTGACGATGAGGGCGATATGACGACACTCGGTGAAGCAACAGAGGTCCAGTCGGTTTCGCTCGAGAACGGTGACGAAGTAACATACGAATATGACTATCTTGGGGACCTCCTCGCGGATCTCGAGAGCGGCGCACTTATAGATGATAACGATGACCCGATCCAGTTCGACGAAGGAGTAACTTGGACCCTGTGTGTCGAACTGAAGATTCCGACCGATGTCGGAAACGAACTCCAAGGCGCGCGCCTGGAGTGGGATCTGCTGTTCTACGCAGAACAGGCCCGACACAACGATGGCGCCGACATGGAATCCACTGCTGCGAATGCTCTTGTTGACTTTCCGAACAACCCGTTCCTAGACGACGCGCAGACCGATAACGGCGGTCTGTTCGCAAATCTCGGAGGCGGAGAGGTTGTCCCTCTCGAGGAAGGCACAAAAATGAGCGATTTCCCGACCGGTGAAGTGGACGCACTGGATACTCCATTCATGCAGTCAGTGTACGCGAACACGACTGACGAGTCGATCTCGATCGAGGTGGAGTCGATCGGGTTTGGGCCCACGGCCCAAGTATTGGGTGTTGATCCGTACAATGAGACCGAATTTGGCGTCGACGACCAGTGGTATCGCATTCCGATCGGGATCGGAACACCGTATCCGATCGATGCTCCCGAAACCGCATGGGATGAACACGGGAACTTTGAGGGAGCGCCAATGCAAGGTGGTCCGGAAGGCGACTACGAACTCGTTGAGGTCAGCGAGACTGAGGATGGGTTCAAAGTCGTATGGGAGTATCTTGGTGAATGA
- a CDS encoding SipW-dependent-type signal peptide-containing protein encodes MSDRKFELSRRKALIGLGTVGAASAGAGLGTSAYFSDQEEFTDNSIQAGTFGLTVDQYVTNVDQDGLGPDQEDWEADQNDTGVWVNTPEIGIEDAKPGDEYEFCWEVTVEDNPGYVAVTGEYDDWNGVDVDNIELEDLWDIDDEEDLSTIGDEALVTELTITVPGEDDDETVYKFGGDYDTFGDLLDAIEDDGVLLHDEGGDGIQIEADQTVTVCLTLDIPGEDVGNELQGAKLEWDLTFYAEQARHNDPEDVKSEAAGL; translated from the coding sequence ATGTCAGACCGGAAATTCGAGCTGTCACGGCGGAAGGCATTGATCGGTCTCGGAACAGTGGGCGCGGCGTCCGCTGGTGCGGGACTGGGAACGAGCGCGTACTTCAGCGACCAGGAGGAGTTCACCGACAACAGCATTCAGGCCGGTACGTTTGGTCTGACTGTTGACCAGTATGTAACAAACGTTGATCAAGATGGTCTTGGACCAGATCAGGAGGACTGGGAGGCTGACCAAAATGATACCGGAGTCTGGGTTAACACCCCCGAAATTGGAATTGAAGACGCCAAGCCCGGCGACGAGTACGAGTTCTGCTGGGAGGTAACAGTTGAAGATAACCCGGGATACGTTGCAGTCACAGGAGAATACGACGACTGGAACGGTGTTGATGTGGATAATATCGAGCTTGAAGACCTGTGGGACATTGATGATGAGGAAGATCTCTCGACAATTGGTGATGAAGCACTCGTCACGGAACTCACTATCACAGTTCCCGGCGAAGATGATGATGAAACGGTGTACAAGTTCGGAGGTGATTATGATACCTTCGGGGATCTCCTCGATGCTATTGAAGACGACGGCGTCCTGCTACACGACGAAGGGGGGGACGGCATCCAGATCGAGGCAGATCAAACGGTCACGGTCTGCCTGACGCTTGATATTCCCGGAGAAGACGTGGGCAACGAACTCCAGGGTGCAAAACTCGAGTGGGACCTCACGTTCTACGCCGAACAGGCCCGGCATAACGACCCTGAAGACGTAAAATCCGAAGCAGCCGGGCTCTGA